One region of Pedococcus aerophilus genomic DNA includes:
- a CDS encoding YeeE/YedE family protein codes for MSATLERSGASPARALIAPAPTCALPPPAEKAGPVQVKPLAVFGALALALLWWVGSQYGAQKAVLLALGLGLGVALFHSRFGFTSGWRQLVAVGNGAGLRAHALLVGTTATIAALLLGTGTGLFGTTPAPAGGPLGVGLLAGAFIFGLGMQLGGACASGTLFAVGAGQASILLTLFGFIVGSVLYTWQYGLVDDLPAFEPIVLGEEIGWFGSWAVTIAALLLVVWGSKVYQARRNPPPTSPAPTAHGFARVIRGSWPMLVGAVVLAVLAVGVLLVSGGIWGVTSAFALWGTKVLQVLGAHPEEWAYWQQAAPAKQLAAPVLSDKNTLTNVGIMIGAGLAAAAGGTYTLRHRVPWKVAVAAVLGGIMLGIGARLAQGCNIGAYLGGISTGSLSGWVWGVAALAGTWVGLKLRPLFGLGVPKADDSVC; via the coding sequence ATGTCAGCCACCCTCGAGCGCTCCGGCGCCTCCCCCGCCCGTGCCCTGATCGCCCCGGCGCCGACGTGCGCCCTGCCCCCGCCCGCGGAGAAGGCGGGCCCGGTCCAGGTCAAGCCATTGGCCGTGTTCGGGGCGCTGGCGCTGGCCCTCCTGTGGTGGGTCGGGAGCCAGTACGGCGCGCAGAAGGCCGTGCTCCTCGCGCTGGGCCTGGGGCTCGGGGTGGCCCTGTTCCACTCGCGGTTCGGGTTCACCTCTGGATGGCGCCAGCTCGTCGCCGTCGGCAACGGTGCGGGCCTGCGCGCCCATGCGCTGCTCGTCGGGACGACCGCGACCATCGCAGCCCTGCTGCTCGGCACCGGCACCGGCCTGTTCGGGACGACTCCGGCTCCCGCCGGCGGCCCCCTCGGCGTCGGCCTGCTCGCCGGGGCGTTCATCTTCGGCCTCGGTATGCAACTCGGCGGCGCGTGCGCGTCCGGCACCTTGTTCGCGGTGGGTGCGGGCCAGGCGAGCATCCTGCTGACGCTGTTCGGGTTCATCGTCGGTTCGGTGCTCTACACGTGGCAGTACGGGCTGGTCGACGACCTCCCGGCGTTCGAGCCGATCGTGCTGGGTGAGGAGATCGGGTGGTTCGGCTCGTGGGCCGTCACCATCGCGGCGCTGCTGCTCGTGGTCTGGGGCTCGAAGGTCTACCAGGCACGACGTAATCCCCCGCCCACGTCGCCCGCCCCCACCGCCCACGGCTTCGCGCGGGTGATCCGCGGATCGTGGCCGATGCTCGTCGGCGCGGTCGTCCTGGCCGTCCTGGCCGTTGGCGTGCTGCTGGTCAGCGGCGGTATCTGGGGCGTGACGAGCGCGTTCGCCCTGTGGGGCACCAAGGTGCTCCAGGTGCTGGGCGCCCACCCCGAGGAGTGGGCGTACTGGCAGCAGGCCGCTCCTGCCAAGCAGCTTGCCGCGCCGGTGCTGTCCGACAAGAACACCCTCACCAACGTCGGCATCATGATCGGCGCCGGCCTCGCCGCCGCAGCCGGCGGCACTTACACGCTGCGCCACCGCGTGCCGTGGAAGGTCGCCGTCGCCGCGGTCCTCGGCGGGATCATGCTCGGCATCGGTGCCCGCCTGGCGCAGGGCTGCAACATCGGCGCCTACCTCGGCGGCATCTCCACGGGTTCGCTGTCCGG